Proteins encoded together in one Chrysemys picta bellii isolate R12L10 chromosome 22, ASM1138683v2, whole genome shotgun sequence window:
- the RHEBL1 gene encoding GTPase RhebL1 isoform X1, which translates to MEPALLARMRPPCSPPSSSLLGGVSAPPAGTPANSRGGFRSVVVTWEAGCCGCGDGPARAGSYRAGCRARPRCSPPGPAAAGLSGAVLSARAMPLVRYRKVVILGYRSVGKTSLAHQFVDGEFLECYDPTVESTYNKMLMVGKDEFHLQLVDTAGQDEYTILPPSFSIGIHGYLLVYSVTSLRSFQVVKTLHNRLYESRGKTRMPVVLVGNKADLSMESREVKTDEGKKLADSWGAVFLESSAKENQMTRGIFTKIIEEIDRVDNSYGAERSCLLM; encoded by the exons ATGGAGCCTGCCCTACTAGCGCGCATGCGccctccctgctccccgccctcctcctccctcctcggGGGAGTCTCCGCCCCTCCGGCCGGGACGCCGGCCAATAGCCGCGGCGGCTTTCGCAGTGTTGTGGTCACGTGGGAGGCCGGGTGTTGTGGTTGCGGTGACGGCCCCGCCCGGGCGGGCTCTTATCGCGCAGGTTGTCGGGCCCGCCCGCGTTGCTCTCCCCCCGGTCCTGCCGCCGCCGGGCTCAGCGGCGCGGTGCTGTCCGCGCGGGCCATGCCGCTGGTGCGCTACCGGAAGGTGGTGATCCTGGGCTACCGCTCCGTGG GTAAAACTTCCCTGGCTCATCAGTTTGTGGACGGGGAATTCCTGGAGTGCTACGACCCTACAGTGGAAAGCA CCTACAACAAAATGCTGATGGTGGGAAAGGATGAATTTCACCTCCAGCTAGTGGATACAGCAGGGCAG GACGAGTACACCATCCTGCCCCCCTCCTTCAGCATCGGGATCCATGGATACCTGCTGGTCTATTCGGTCACCTCGCTCAGAAG CTTCCAGGTGGTTAAGACCCTTCACAACAGGCTGTACGAAAGCAGAGGGAAAACCCG GATGCCGGTGGTGCTGGTCGGGAACAAGGCCGATCTCTCCATGGAGAG CCGGGAGGTGAAGACAGACGAGGGCAAGAAGCTGGCGGATTCCTGGGGTGCCGTGTTCCTGGAGTCGTCGGCCAAAGAGAACCAG ATGACCCGGGGAATCTTCACCAAGATCATAGAGGAGATCGACCGGGTGGACAACTCCTACGGCGCCGAGCGCAGCTGCCTCCTGATGTGA
- the RHEBL1 gene encoding GTPase RhebL1 isoform X2: MEPALLARMRPPCSPPSSSLLGGVSAPPAGTPANSRGGFRSVVVTWEAGCCGCGDGPARAGSYRAGCRARPRCSPPGPAAAGLSGAVLSARAMPLVRYRKVVILGYRSVGKTSLAHQFVDGEFLECYDPTVESTYNKMLMVGKDEFHLQLVDTAGQDEYTILPPSFSIGIHGYLLVYSVTSLRRMPVVLVGNKADLSMESREVKTDEGKKLADSWGAVFLESSAKENQMTRGIFTKIIEEIDRVDNSYGAERSCLLM; encoded by the exons ATGGAGCCTGCCCTACTAGCGCGCATGCGccctccctgctccccgccctcctcctccctcctcggGGGAGTCTCCGCCCCTCCGGCCGGGACGCCGGCCAATAGCCGCGGCGGCTTTCGCAGTGTTGTGGTCACGTGGGAGGCCGGGTGTTGTGGTTGCGGTGACGGCCCCGCCCGGGCGGGCTCTTATCGCGCAGGTTGTCGGGCCCGCCCGCGTTGCTCTCCCCCCGGTCCTGCCGCCGCCGGGCTCAGCGGCGCGGTGCTGTCCGCGCGGGCCATGCCGCTGGTGCGCTACCGGAAGGTGGTGATCCTGGGCTACCGCTCCGTGG GTAAAACTTCCCTGGCTCATCAGTTTGTGGACGGGGAATTCCTGGAGTGCTACGACCCTACAGTGGAAAGCA CCTACAACAAAATGCTGATGGTGGGAAAGGATGAATTTCACCTCCAGCTAGTGGATACAGCAGGGCAG GACGAGTACACCATCCTGCCCCCCTCCTTCAGCATCGGGATCCATGGATACCTGCTGGTCTATTCGGTCACCTCGCTCAGAAG GATGCCGGTGGTGCTGGTCGGGAACAAGGCCGATCTCTCCATGGAGAG CCGGGAGGTGAAGACAGACGAGGGCAAGAAGCTGGCGGATTCCTGGGGTGCCGTGTTCCTGGAGTCGTCGGCCAAAGAGAACCAG ATGACCCGGGGAATCTTCACCAAGATCATAGAGGAGATCGACCGGGTGGACAACTCCTACGGCGCCGAGCGCAGCTGCCTCCTGATGTGA